The Tenebrio molitor chromosome 3, icTenMoli1.1, whole genome shotgun sequence genome contains a region encoding:
- the e gene encoding beta-alanyl-bioamine nonribosomal peptide synthetase ebony isoform X1 encodes MGSLPQLSILKGPTRPLVPNSISRIFEKVAATSATNNIALIFEENGRVSQLSYLQVDQITNRLARTIVETIKAKNLKPNSDGDYIVAVNMHPSDHLILVLLAIWKAGAAYLPLDHSFPASRIDHIIQESQPVIVIYDEGKSSNLAFRRKFLFLLTDTKDFLETPKLACEHLLSTSDNKSDKCLEEKERLHHLKDDLAIVLYTSGSTGIPKGVRIPHKIILNRLQWQFKTFPYSSSEKFCVFKTALTFVDSVSEIWGPLVNGLSVLVVPKNVTLDPEKLVENLDRHRVERLVLVPSLLRSLLMCLKLKKNTSLLKSLKLWVCSGETLTSSLAEEFFEYFPENEYKLCNFYGSTEIMGDVTFYTISRVEQLKNELTVPIGIPVDNTIIYLLDSELRPVKAGDIGELFVSGANLASGYVNGRDKDKFLNNQLAIDPVFSKLYRTGDFARLEKGCLLYEGRTDSQVKIRGHRVDLSEVEKAVSAVEGVEKAVVLCYQPGEMNQALLAFVKSGALMNENQIENILRNKLTSYMVPQVILVESIPLLVNGKIDRQALLKSYENTNNNDDSCYEIDIDYSGVKPSQMEAAKVLFDTVASVLNRSARSAISPEANFYEIGGNSLNSIYTITKLNDEGYHISISDFLSAIDLREVLERMTSSTKIQSAAPRFTAELLKNEHKAAVVDIITTSFYQKADLEQWLMPDILESDYDELIDALWEPLVEKGLSFVTKSDSGKIISVGLNFDARDEPDVQITSKLTVIFDFLESVEGPVRDERLPAGKGKILHSFMMGTHSTLSPKENVAVMQFMEDEVLRLATERHFEGIFTTNTSPLTQQLGTDVYHYQTLLDYQVNQYVASDKTKPFGLAPDSQRAIVQWKPISA; translated from the exons ATGGGTTCCCTGCCCCAGTTATCAATATTGAAGGGACCAACGAGACCGTTGGTTCCGAACTCGATAAGTcgaattttcgaaaaagtGGCGGCGACCTCGGCGACCAACAACATAGCCCTCATCTTCGAAG AAAATGGCCGAGTCAGCCAGCTCTCCTATCTGCAAGTGGACCAAATAACGAACAGATTAGCGCGAACAATCGTCGAGACAATAAAagccaaaaatttaaaaccgaaTTCGGACGGCGATTATATCGTGGCCGTTAACATGCACCCTTCTGATCACTTAATCCTAGTTCTGTTGGCAATTTGGAAAGCGGGGGCCGCTTATTTACCCCTGGATCACTCTTTTCCAGCGTCAAGAATCGACCACATAATCCAAGAGTCGCAACCTGTCATCGTTATTTATGACGAAGGTAAATCCAGCAATCTCGCGTTTCGgcgtaaatttttatttctcctaACAGATACGAAAGACTTCTTGGAAACTCCCAAATTAGCATGCGAACATCTGCTCAGCACGAGTGATAACAAATCCGACAAGTGTTTGGAAGAAAAGGAGAGACTGCACCATTTGAAAGACGACCTTGCCATAGTTCTGTACACGTCGGGAAGCACGGGAATCCCCAAAG GCGTAAGAATTCCGCATAAAATTATACTGAACAGGCTGCAGTGGCAATTCAAGACTTTCCCGTACTCCTCCAGCGAAAAGTTCTGCGTTTTCAAAACTGCCCTCACGTTTGTCGACAGCGTTTCAGAAATTTGGGGACCGCTGGTGAACGGGCTTTCGGTACTAGTGGTACCAAAAAATGTCACACTCGATCCAGAAAAGCTCGTCGAAAATCTGGATCGCCACAGAGTCGAGAGACTGGTTTTAGTACCTTCGCTGTTGCGGTCATTGTTGATGTGTCTGAAGCTCAAG aaaaatacgTCTTTATTGAAATCGTTGAAGTTGTGGGTTTGTTCGGGGGAAACCCTCACCTCGTCCCTGGCCGAGGAATTTTTCGAGTACTTCCCCGAAAACGAGTACAAGTTGTGCAACTTCTACGGAAGCACCGAGATCATGGGCGACGTCACTTTCTACACAATTTCCAGAGTCGAGCAGCTGAAAAACGAGCTCACCGTCCCCATAG GCATCCCTGTGGACAACacgattatttatttgttggaTTCGGAGTTGCGGCCTGTGAAAGCGGGCGACATAGGCGAGCTGTTTGTCAGCGGTGCCAACCTAGCCTCTGGGTACGTGAACGGCCGCGACAAAGACAAATTCCTGAACAACCAGCTCGCCATCGACCCCGTCTTTTCCAAATTGTACCGGACCGGCGACTTTGCGCGCCTCGAGAAAGGGTGTTTGTTGTACGAGGGCCGCACCGACTCTCAGGTGAAAATTCGCGGCCACAGGGTCGACCTGTCGGAGGTCGAGAAGGCCGTCAGCGCCGTCGAAGGAGTGGAAAAGGCGGTCGTCCTCTGTTACCAGCCGGGCGAGATGAATCAGGCGCTTTTGGCATTTGTGAAAAGCGGAGCTTTGATGAACGAAAATCAAATAGAGAACATTTTGAGGAATAAGCTGACTTCGTACATGGTCCCGCAAGTTATATTAGTTGAAAGCATTCCTTTGTTGGTTAATGGGAAAATCGATAGGCAAGCCTTGCTGAAGAGTTATGAAAATACGAACAACAATG ATGATTCTTGTTACGAAATCGACATCGACTACTCTGGGGTGAAACCGAGCCAGATGGAGGCGGCGAAAGTCCTCTTCGACACCGTGGCCTCGGTCTTGAACAGATCGGCTCGCTCGGCGATCTCCCCGGAAGCCAACTTCTACGAAATCGGAGGAAACTCCCTCAACTCCATTTACACCATCACCAAATTGAACGACGAAGGCTACCACATAA GTATCAGCGACTTCTTGTCGGCCATCGACTTGCGCGAGGTCCTTGAACGGATGACCTCCTCGACCAAGATCCAGAGCGCTGCGCCACGGTTCACCGCCGAGCTGCTCAAGAACGAGCACAAAGCTGCCGTCGTAGA CATCATAACGACCAGTTTTTACCAGAAAGCCGACTTGGAGCAGTGGCTGATGCCGGACATATTAGAGTCGGACTACGACGAGCTCATAGATGCTCTTTGGGAGCCGTTGGTCGAGAAAGGTCTGAGTTTCGTTACCAAATCCGATTCCGGGAAGATAATCAGCGTGGGGCTGAATTTCGACGCGCGGGATGAGCCCGATGTACAAATTACTTCTAAATTGACTGTGATATTTGATTTCCTCGAGAGCGTGGAAGGTCCCGTCAG GGATGAGCGCTTGCCGGCGGGCAAAGGGAAGATTCTGCACTCGTTCATGATGGGCACTCATTCAACTTTATCGCCCAAAGAGAACGTCGCTGTTATGCAATTTATGGAGGATGAGGTGCTCAGGCTGGCCACTGAAAGACACTTCGAGGGGATATTTACGACCAATACCAGCCCTCTGACACAg CAACTGGGGACCGATGTCTATCATTACCAAACTTTGCTTGATTATCAAGTTAATCAATATGTCGCTTCCGATAAAACAAAGCCGTTTGGCTTGGCGCCCGATTCTCAGCGAGCGATTGTTCAATGGAAGCCCATCTCTGCCTAA
- the e gene encoding beta-alanyl-bioamine nonribosomal peptide synthetase ebony isoform X2 has product MGSLPQLSILKGPTRPLVPNSISRIFEKVAATSATNNIALIFEENGRVSQLSYLQVDQITNRLARTIVETIKAKNLKPNSDGDYIVAVNMHPSDHLILVLLAIWKAGAAYLPLDHSFPASRIDHIIQESQPVIVIYDEDTKDFLETPKLACEHLLSTSDNKSDKCLEEKERLHHLKDDLAIVLYTSGSTGIPKGVRIPHKIILNRLQWQFKTFPYSSSEKFCVFKTALTFVDSVSEIWGPLVNGLSVLVVPKNVTLDPEKLVENLDRHRVERLVLVPSLLRSLLMCLKLKKNTSLLKSLKLWVCSGETLTSSLAEEFFEYFPENEYKLCNFYGSTEIMGDVTFYTISRVEQLKNELTVPIGIPVDNTIIYLLDSELRPVKAGDIGELFVSGANLASGYVNGRDKDKFLNNQLAIDPVFSKLYRTGDFARLEKGCLLYEGRTDSQVKIRGHRVDLSEVEKAVSAVEGVEKAVVLCYQPGEMNQALLAFVKSGALMNENQIENILRNKLTSYMVPQVILVESIPLLVNGKIDRQALLKSYENTNNNDDSCYEIDIDYSGVKPSQMEAAKVLFDTVASVLNRSARSAISPEANFYEIGGNSLNSIYTITKLNDEGYHISISDFLSAIDLREVLERMTSSTKIQSAAPRFTAELLKNEHKAAVVDIITTSFYQKADLEQWLMPDILESDYDELIDALWEPLVEKGLSFVTKSDSGKIISVGLNFDARDEPDVQITSKLTVIFDFLESVEGPVRDERLPAGKGKILHSFMMGTHSTLSPKENVAVMQFMEDEVLRLATERHFEGIFTTNTSPLTQQLGTDVYHYQTLLDYQVNQYVASDKTKPFGLAPDSQRAIVQWKPISA; this is encoded by the exons ATGGGTTCCCTGCCCCAGTTATCAATATTGAAGGGACCAACGAGACCGTTGGTTCCGAACTCGATAAGTcgaattttcgaaaaagtGGCGGCGACCTCGGCGACCAACAACATAGCCCTCATCTTCGAAG AAAATGGCCGAGTCAGCCAGCTCTCCTATCTGCAAGTGGACCAAATAACGAACAGATTAGCGCGAACAATCGTCGAGACAATAAAagccaaaaatttaaaaccgaaTTCGGACGGCGATTATATCGTGGCCGTTAACATGCACCCTTCTGATCACTTAATCCTAGTTCTGTTGGCAATTTGGAAAGCGGGGGCCGCTTATTTACCCCTGGATCACTCTTTTCCAGCGTCAAGAATCGACCACATAATCCAAGAGTCGCAACCTGTCATCGTTATTTATGACGAAG ATACGAAAGACTTCTTGGAAACTCCCAAATTAGCATGCGAACATCTGCTCAGCACGAGTGATAACAAATCCGACAAGTGTTTGGAAGAAAAGGAGAGACTGCACCATTTGAAAGACGACCTTGCCATAGTTCTGTACACGTCGGGAAGCACGGGAATCCCCAAAG GCGTAAGAATTCCGCATAAAATTATACTGAACAGGCTGCAGTGGCAATTCAAGACTTTCCCGTACTCCTCCAGCGAAAAGTTCTGCGTTTTCAAAACTGCCCTCACGTTTGTCGACAGCGTTTCAGAAATTTGGGGACCGCTGGTGAACGGGCTTTCGGTACTAGTGGTACCAAAAAATGTCACACTCGATCCAGAAAAGCTCGTCGAAAATCTGGATCGCCACAGAGTCGAGAGACTGGTTTTAGTACCTTCGCTGTTGCGGTCATTGTTGATGTGTCTGAAGCTCAAG aaaaatacgTCTTTATTGAAATCGTTGAAGTTGTGGGTTTGTTCGGGGGAAACCCTCACCTCGTCCCTGGCCGAGGAATTTTTCGAGTACTTCCCCGAAAACGAGTACAAGTTGTGCAACTTCTACGGAAGCACCGAGATCATGGGCGACGTCACTTTCTACACAATTTCCAGAGTCGAGCAGCTGAAAAACGAGCTCACCGTCCCCATAG GCATCCCTGTGGACAACacgattatttatttgttggaTTCGGAGTTGCGGCCTGTGAAAGCGGGCGACATAGGCGAGCTGTTTGTCAGCGGTGCCAACCTAGCCTCTGGGTACGTGAACGGCCGCGACAAAGACAAATTCCTGAACAACCAGCTCGCCATCGACCCCGTCTTTTCCAAATTGTACCGGACCGGCGACTTTGCGCGCCTCGAGAAAGGGTGTTTGTTGTACGAGGGCCGCACCGACTCTCAGGTGAAAATTCGCGGCCACAGGGTCGACCTGTCGGAGGTCGAGAAGGCCGTCAGCGCCGTCGAAGGAGTGGAAAAGGCGGTCGTCCTCTGTTACCAGCCGGGCGAGATGAATCAGGCGCTTTTGGCATTTGTGAAAAGCGGAGCTTTGATGAACGAAAATCAAATAGAGAACATTTTGAGGAATAAGCTGACTTCGTACATGGTCCCGCAAGTTATATTAGTTGAAAGCATTCCTTTGTTGGTTAATGGGAAAATCGATAGGCAAGCCTTGCTGAAGAGTTATGAAAATACGAACAACAATG ATGATTCTTGTTACGAAATCGACATCGACTACTCTGGGGTGAAACCGAGCCAGATGGAGGCGGCGAAAGTCCTCTTCGACACCGTGGCCTCGGTCTTGAACAGATCGGCTCGCTCGGCGATCTCCCCGGAAGCCAACTTCTACGAAATCGGAGGAAACTCCCTCAACTCCATTTACACCATCACCAAATTGAACGACGAAGGCTACCACATAA GTATCAGCGACTTCTTGTCGGCCATCGACTTGCGCGAGGTCCTTGAACGGATGACCTCCTCGACCAAGATCCAGAGCGCTGCGCCACGGTTCACCGCCGAGCTGCTCAAGAACGAGCACAAAGCTGCCGTCGTAGA CATCATAACGACCAGTTTTTACCAGAAAGCCGACTTGGAGCAGTGGCTGATGCCGGACATATTAGAGTCGGACTACGACGAGCTCATAGATGCTCTTTGGGAGCCGTTGGTCGAGAAAGGTCTGAGTTTCGTTACCAAATCCGATTCCGGGAAGATAATCAGCGTGGGGCTGAATTTCGACGCGCGGGATGAGCCCGATGTACAAATTACTTCTAAATTGACTGTGATATTTGATTTCCTCGAGAGCGTGGAAGGTCCCGTCAG GGATGAGCGCTTGCCGGCGGGCAAAGGGAAGATTCTGCACTCGTTCATGATGGGCACTCATTCAACTTTATCGCCCAAAGAGAACGTCGCTGTTATGCAATTTATGGAGGATGAGGTGCTCAGGCTGGCCACTGAAAGACACTTCGAGGGGATATTTACGACCAATACCAGCCCTCTGACACAg CAACTGGGGACCGATGTCTATCATTACCAAACTTTGCTTGATTATCAAGTTAATCAATATGTCGCTTCCGATAAAACAAAGCCGTTTGGCTTGGCGCCCGATTCTCAGCGAGCGATTGTTCAATGGAAGCCCATCTCTGCCTAA